The nucleotide sequence AACATCGCGTGGAAGGCGCGGTCGAGAGTGTATGGCTCCGGTGGAGGCAGGGAATCGGCCGCAACCGGCTTGCTTGCTTGCCTTTCGGGTCTCGGGGAGACGACAACGGGATCGTCCGAGACAGGCCGCGCCGCCGGCTCTTCAGCCCGTGGAAATATCTGCACGACGCTCATGGCGAAATGTTCCTGCGGACTGCTGTTTACGTCGATCGCAGCATATGGCGACGCTTCGGCTACGCGTTGAGCTGCATCAAATCCAGGCACGGATCACAATTGCTTGGCCGGCAACAGCCGACTTTGTCCGCTTGACCTGGGTCAAGCTGCACCTCGGCGCTCACGCTAGGTTTTGCGCAACGAAATGCGACAAGCCAGCGGAGTTTTCCATGCGCGCCCACCAGATCATGACCCGGTCGGTCATCTCGGTCACCCCCGACACCAGCATCGTCGAGGCGGCGAACATCATGCTGAAACGGCACGTCAGCGGCCTCACAGTGGTGAATGATGCCGGCAAGCTGGTCGGCGTCGTCTCGGAAGGCGACTTCATCCGCCGCAGCGAAATCGGCACCGGGCGCGAGCGCGGACGCTGGTTGCGGTTCATCCTCGGGCCCGGCAGGTCCGCCAACGATTTCGTGCACGAGCATGGCCGCAAGGTTTCGGAAGTGATGACCGCCTCGGTCGTGACGATCACCGAGGACACGGCGCTTGCCGAGATCGTCGATCTCATGGAACGGAACAATGTGAAGCGCCTGCCGGTGGTGCGCGGCGACAAGGTCGTCGGCATCGTGTCCCGTGCCAATCTGCTGCAGGCGGTGGCTGGGCTCGCCCGCGAGGTGCCGGATCCGACCGCCGACGACGATCACATTCGCAGCCGCATCATCGACACCATGGAGAAGAACGACTGGTGCCCGTTCGGGCTGAACGTCATCGTCCGCGACGGCATCGTACATCTCAGCGGTGTCATCACCGAAGAACGGGCGCGGCAAGCCGCGGTCGTCGCAGCCGAGAACGTCGAAGGCGTGAAGAAGGTGCACGACCATCTGTGCTGGGTCGACACCATGTCCGGCGTCTATCTGAACTCGCCCGAGGACGATGAACTCGCCAAAGCGAGCTGAGCGCGAGCGGAACCCGGCTTAGCGGGGAATGACGGCGGTGGCCTCGATTTCGACGCGTGCCGCCTTCTCCACGAGCCGAACGACCTGAACCAGCGCCATCGCGGGATAGTGCGCACCGAAGATGGCGCGGTAGACCTTTCCCAGCTCCCTCAGGTTCGCCAGGTATTCGTCCATATCGACGACGTACCAGGTCAGGCGCACGAGGTGCTCGGGCCGGGCACCGGCCTCCGCGATAATAGCCGCGATGTTGCTCAGGGTCTGGCGCACCTGCGCCACAAAACCATCCGCGAGACGCTCCTCGGAATCCCAGCCGATCACGCCACCGGTGACGACGATCCGCCCCTCGGCGGCCATCCCGTTGGCATAGCCCTTCGGCACCGGCCAACCCGACGGCTGGAGCACTTGCACCCCGAGCTGGGTTTCGTCCTCGGCTGCGGTCGGCAGCACTGCAAGCTGCGGGCCTTTCGGCGTCGTCACGGACAATTCTCTATCCTTCTCTCATTCCGCCGCGACGCCCGAAGACGTCACTGCGGCCTGCGCCAGTTGCCGCAGGGCAAAGCGCTTCAGCTTGCCGGTCTCGGTCTTCGGCAATTGCGTCACGAACTCGATTGCGCGCGGATATTTGTAAGGTGCTATCTCGCGTTTGACGTGTTCCTGCAACTCGGCCACGAGCTGCGCATCAGGCGTCACGCCAGGTGCGGCGATGACATAGGCCTTCACGATCATCCCGCGCGCCTCGTCCGGCGCACCGACCACGCCGCACTCGGCGACGGACGGATGCGTGAGCAGCGCCGCCTCCACATCCGTACCCGCGATATTGTAACCCGCCGACACGATCATGTCGTCGGAACGCGACTGGTACCAGAAATAGCCGTCGCTATCCATCAGATAGGTATCGCCGGTGATGTTCCAGCCGTTCTGGACATATTTGCGCTGCCGCTCGTCGGCGAGATAGCGGCAACCAGTCGGACCGCGCACAGCGAGCTTACCCATCGTGCCCGGCGGCAGATCATCGCCGTCGTCGTCGACGATCTTGGCCTCATAGCCCGGCACGGGCTTACCCGTCGCACCGGGACGGATCTCGTCTTCCGTCGCGCTGATGAAGATATGCAGCAGCTCGGTCGAACCGATGCCGTCCATCAGCTTGATGCCGGTGGCCTTGAGCCAGGCGTCGAATGTCGGCTTGGGAAGGGTCTCTCCGGCGGAGACGCATTTGCGAAGCGAGGAGATGTCGCGGCCTGCGAGCTTGCCGATCATCGCACGGTACGCGGTCGGCGCCGTGAAGCAGACCGTGGTCTTGTATTGCTCGATCGCCGACAGGATATCGTCCGGCGTCGTCTTCTCCAGCACGACGAAGGAGGCGCCGATGTGCATCGGAAACAGTACGCCGCCGAAGCCGAAGGTGAAGGCCAGCGGTGCCGAGCCGACGAAGCGGTCGTTCTGCCCGGCCCGCAGGATGTTGCGCGCATAGCCGTCGCAGACCGCCAGCATGTCCCGGTGGAAATGCATCGTGCCCTTGGGATCGCCGGTCGTGCCCGAGGTGAAGGCGATCAAACAGACGTCATCGGAAGCGGTATCGACCGCCCCAAACTCCGGGCTCGCATCTGCAATCAATGCCTCGAGCGAGTCCGCCGCGCCGTTGCCCCAATAGACCACGTGCTTGAGACCGGGCGCTGCCGCCTTCGCCTTCTCCATCTCTTCGGAGAGCTTTCCGTCGCAAAGCGCGAGCGTGATCTCCGCCTTCTGGATCGGATAGGACAGCTCCTTGGCACGCAAGAGCGGCATGGTCGCGACGACAATGCCGCCGGCCTTGATCACCGCCAGATAGGTCGCCACCATCATGGGGTTGTTGGCCGAGCGCAGCAGCACGCGTCCGCCGGTCACGAGACCCAGCTTGCCGACCAGCACATTGGCGATGCGGTTCACCAGCGCTTGCAGCTCGCGATAGGTGTAGCTGACGGCCGGGCTGATGACGCAGGACGCGTCGCCGTGGCCCTGCTCGACCCAGCGGTCGAGGAAATAGCTGACGCAGTTCAGTCGCGGCGGATAGTGCAGCTCCGGCCGCGTGAAGATGAATTCGGGCCAGAGCTCACGCGGCGGCAGATGCTGCCGCGCGAATGTATCGACATGGGCAGTCGCGACGTTGCCGTCATGCGAGTCCGTCACTTGAACCTTGGCGGCGTTGGCCATCGCACGCTCCTTTCAGCATGGATTGCACCCGGCAGCACGATCTGAGAAACATTTTAGGCTTAAAACAATTTGGCGCAATAGCGGATTTTGGGCATCCAATGCATTTTCCTGCGGCAAATGGGATTGGCAGGCGCGTCGCCCGCGGGCCTAGGCCCGGCGGCGGCCGGCCGATTTCTGCGCCGACGCCTTGGTCTTGGCGAGCAGCCGCATCAATTCGCGCACGTCCTTCGGCGTCAAATCGGCGAAGAGATCGGCAATCCAGGTCTCGTGCTCCGCAGCCATCTTCCGGAACTCGGCGCGACCAACCTTCGTAAGCCGGATCACCTGGACGCGGCGGTCTGTCTCCGAGGTGCGTCGGTCCAGATGGCCCGATTCCACCAGCCGCTCGACGAGGCCGGTGACGTTGCCGTTCGACACCATCATGCGTTTGGAGACGTCGGACAGCGTCATGCCGTCGGGCGCCTTGTCGAGCTGGGCCATCAGGTCGAACCGGGGTAACGTGACGTCGAAGCGCTGCCGCAGACGGCCGCGGACTTCACCTTCGATCAAGGTCGTGCAGGTGAGCAGGCGCAGCCACAGCCGAAGCTCTTCGGCGTGGTCCTCCGGAGTTTCGACGGCCTTGGTCTCGGAATCGAGCATTCGATGCAGCCACTCACGGCCGGCATTGGCGCCGGCACGGATTCCCCAACGTTTTGAGCTTCAAATAAATCCGTGCCGGCCGCAAGCCCAAAGCTGCAACAATCGACCGCAGGCGAATTTCTTTAGGCTTCAAATAATTGGCGTGCCGCTTGCATGCGCGGCTGTCCGCAGGATGGCGACGCTTGAGCTTTGCTTGCCGCGGCAGCCATCATCGGCATAAGCTTGAATTGGAGTACGTGGCTTGCAGCGCAGGCCCGATCGGCACGAGGACAGATCATGAAGACGCAAATGACGATGGCCGCAGCCGCGTTGCTGCTCGGCACCGCGGTGAGCCCTGCCCTCGCCCAGGAGAAAATCAAGCTGGGCGTGATCGTGACCCTGTCGGGACCCGCCGCCGCACTTGGCCAGCAGGTCCGCGACGGTTTTGCGCTCGCAGTGAAGGACCTTGGCGGCAAGATGGGCGGCCGCGATGTCGAAGTGATCGTTGCGGATGACGAACTGAAGCCGGATGCCGCGGTCACCAAGGTCAAGGGCCTTCTGGAGCGTGACAAGGTCGACTTCGTCGTCGGTCCGATCTTCTCCAACATCCTCCAGGCCATCCACCGGCCCGTCACGGAGTCGAAGACCTTTCTGATCAGCCCAAATGCCGGCCCGTCGACCTTTGCCGGCAAGGACTGCAACCCGTTCTTCTATGTGACCTCGTACCAGAACGACCAGGTGCACGAGATCCTCGGCAAGGTCGCGCAGGATCGCGGCTACAAGCGCATGTACCTGATGGTGCCGAACTATCAGGCCGGCAAGGATTCGGTGGCGGGATTCAAGCTCGACTACAAGGGCGAGATCGTCGAGGAATCCTACATGCCGCTCAACACGCTGGACTTCCAGCCGGAGCTGTCCAAGATCTCGTCACAGAAGCCGGATGCTCTGTTCACGTTCATGCCGGGCGGCCTCGGTGTCAATCTCGTCAAGCAGTACCGGCAGGCCGGCCTTGCCGACAGCATTCCGGTGCTCTCGGCTTTCACGGTGGACGAATCGACGCTGCCGGCGCAGCAGGATGCGGCGGTCGGCATGTTCGGCGGCGCGAACTGGGCGCCCAATCTCGACAATCCCCAGAACAAGAAGTTCGTCGCGGCCTATGAGGCCGCCTACAATGTCGTGCCCGGCACCTACGCCTTCCAGGCGTATGACGCTGCCATGTTGATCGACAGCGCGGTCAAGGCCGTGAAGGGCGACCTCTCGATCAAGGATGCAGTCGGGACCGCACTGAAGAAGGCCGACTTCACCTCGCTTCGCGGCGCCTTCAAGTTCAACACCAACGGCTATCCAATCCAGGATTTTTATCTGACCAAGGTCGCCAAGCGTCCGGACGGCAAATTCCAGACCGAAATCGTCCAGAAAGTCTTCGAGAATTACGGCGACCGCTACGCCAAGGACTGCAAAGCGGCGAACTAAGCCGCCTGTCGCGTTTAAGGGAGGACTTCAATGAGCAGCGAAATCACCGGCATCACGCGGGCCAATGAGGGGATTCAGGGCATTTCCTGGAACATTCTCGGCCAAACTTATGTGCCGAAGAGCAACACCGAGCACAGCTTCTCCTGGCACGCGACGTTGCCGCCGGGCACCTTCGTGCCGCCGCACATCCATCCCGACCAGGATGAGTATCTCTACATGCTGGAGGGCAAGCTCGACTTCATGCTCGGCAATTCGGAAGCGCAAGCGACCGCGGGCGATCTGATCCGGCTCGGCATGGGCGTGCCGCACGGCATCTTCAACAAGTCGGAGCAGACCGCAAAAGTGTTGTTCTGGGTCTCGCCGAGCCGCAAGTTGTTCGACCTGTTCTGGGGCCTTCACAACATGAAGGAACAGAAGCCGGAGGACGTGGTGGCGATGGCCGCCGAGTTCAACATCCACTTTCTGCCGCCGCCTCCCGGCGCCGGCTAGCTGCAGGTCTTAAGCGCGCACAGCCGCAAGTCCCGGCACTGCGGCGAAGCCTGCCTTGGTGGCATAGCCGCGCACGATCGCCTCGCGCTGAGAATAGCTCAGCACATTGTCGATATTGTCGAAGCCATCGGGCGCGAGCTGCTCGACGGCGTCGATGACACCCTCGGGGCCGCCGCGGCGGTTGGAGCGGACGATGTCCGCAGTCATCGGCAGGCGCTTCTTCTCGTATTCAAGCAGCGCCTGGCGCGGATGCTCGGCGCGCACCAGCGCGTCGGCAAGACAGCGCGCATCGAGGATGGCCTGCGAGGCGCCATTGGATCCGACAGGATACATGGGATGGGCGGCATCACCGAGCAGCGTGACGCGCCCGGACGACCAGTACGGCAAGGGATCGCGGTCGCAGGTCGGATATTCGTAGAATTCGGGCGTTGCCGAGATCAGGCTCTTGACGTCGATGTAGGGCACCGAGAAGCGCGCAACGTGCGGCATCAGATCCTCACGACGGCCGGGCCGCGACCAGTCTTCCTTCCGCGGCGGCGGGGCGTTGCCCTCGCCGACCTTCACCAGCACCGCCCAATTGGTGAGACGGCTCGCCGGGCTCGATCCCTCCGCGATCGGATAGATCACCACCTTGGCATTGAGGCCGCCGGCAACGATCATCGACTTGCCCGTGAGGAACAGCGGCCAGTCGCGCGCACCGCGCCACAACATCAGGCCGTTCCAGCACGGCGGCCCCTCGCTCGGGAACAGCGTGTCGCGAACGCGTGAATGGATGCCGTCAGCGCCGATCAAGATATCGCCGCGCGCGGTGTGGATATGCGCGCCGGCACGGTCGAAGAAGTAAGCGGTGACACCGCCCTCGTCCTGCGTGAAAGCGCCGAGCCGGCAGCCGGTGCGGATTGCCTCGTGCCCGAGCCGCTCCTCGACGGCGCGATGAATGACGCCCTGAAGGCGGCCACGGTGAATCGAGAATTGCGGCACATCGTGGCCGGCGTCGATGCCCCGGGCTTCGCGCCAGACTTCCTGGCCATGGCGGTTGAGGTAATAGAGCTGATCGGTGCGGATCGCGACGTCGTCGAGCTTCTGGAGCAGGCCGAGGCCGGCAAGCTCGCGCATCGCATGCGGCAACGTGTTGATGCCGACGCCAAGCTCGCGAATGGTGTCGGCCTGCTCGAAGATCTCGCAAGCCAGGCCGCGCGAGCGCAGCATCAACGCCGTGGTGAGACCACCGATACCGCCACCGACGATAATCGCCTTCATCGCCTCAACTCCACTCAATACACAGGCAACGGGGTTAACGTCGCACGGGCGGTCACTCCGCCGCAAGCGGCTTTGTCGCCTCCGCCTTGAGCTCGGCCCGGGTCTTGGGCTTAGCCTTAATCGGGCGCAAAGCCGGGGTTCAGTCGCCCCGGAAGACCGGCTTGACCTTGTTGGCAAAGGCCTCGAAAGCCCGCTCGAAATCCGCTGTGGTCATGCAGAGGGCTTGAGCAACCGCCTCAGCTTCGATGGCTTCCTCCACCGACATCGCCCATTCCATCGCCAGCATCCGCTTGGTCATGGTGTTGCCGAAGGTCGGCCCTTCCGCGACCTGTTTGGCCAGGAGCTGCGCCTGAGGCAGCACCTGTTCCGGCGTGACGATGCGGCTGAAGAAACCCCAGCGCTCGCCCTCCTCCGCGGTCATGAACCGGCCGGTAAAGAGCAGCTCCGAGGCGCGGGATTGCCCGATGATCCGCGGCAGGATCGCGCAGGCGCCCATGTCGCAGCCGCCAAGGCCGACCTTATTGAACAGGAACGCCACCTTGGCGCCGCTCGCGGCAAGCCGCATGTCAGATGCCATGGCGATGATCGCGCCGGCGCCGGCGCAGATGCCCTCGACCGCGGCCACGATCGGCTGCGGGCAGGCTCGCATCGCCTTGACGAGATCGCCGGTCATCCGCGTGAAGGCGGTCAGCCCCTTGGTGTTCATCTTCACGAGCGGGCCGATGATCTCGAACACATCGCCACCGGACGAAAAATTTCCGCCGGCGCCCGTGACGACGATGGATTTGACTGCATCATCGAAAGCGCAGGCGCGGAAGAAGTCGGTCAGCTCGCGGTAGCTCTCGAAGGTCAGCGGATTCTTCCGCTCAGGACGGTTGAGCGTCACGGTGGCAACACCGTCGACCACGGCCAGCAGAAAATGCTGCGGCGAGTAATCTGCGAGCGGCACGGTCACGGGATTGGCTGGTCTGCTCATGCGATCTCCTTAAATTGCTTGTTCCGCGCCTGCGCTACACACGCTAGATCTCGCCACCGGCCACGGCAATCGCCTGCCCGGTGATCGCGCCGGCGCCCTCACCGCATAACCAGAGCACGGTGTCCGCCACTTCCTGGGGCGTGATCAGTCGTCCCTGCGGATTGTGCTTTGCCAGCTCGGCGATCGCCTGCTCCCGGCTTCGGCCGGTCTTCTTCATGATGTTTTCGATGCTGCCTGCGACCAGATCGGTGTCGGTGAAGCCCGGACACACCGCATTCACCGTCACGTTGCTTCCGGCCATCTCCAGAGCGAGCGAACGCACGAGACCGACCACGGCATGCTTGGCAGCCGCATAGGCGCTGACATAAGCATAACCCTTGAGCCCGGCCGTCGATGCGATCGCAACGATGCGGCCATAGGGTCGATCCTTCATTCCCGGCAGCACGCCGCCGATGGCATGAACCACGCCCATGAAATTGACGTCCATCATGCGTGTGAACAGGGCGCTATCGGATTTCGAGAACGGCGCGGATTCGGCGCTGCCTGCATTGGCGATCAAGATATCGATCGGTTTTCGTGCATGAGCTTCAGCGATCGTGGCCTTTAGACCGGCCTCGTCCGAGACGTCGGCGACGGCAACAAAATGCGCGGCTCCTGCACTGACGGCCTCTTGGAGAATCGCGGCGTTCCGGCCAAGGACGGTCACCGTTGCACCTGCCTCGACGAGAGCTGCTGCGATGGCGCGGCCGATGCCGCGGCCGCCGCCGGTCACGAGCGCGTGTGGCGAATGCGGCAATCCGGACATGCGCTGGCTCCCTTGCGTTCTGCTGATCGCTCTCTCGATATATTTTAACCTTCAAACTTTTGCAAACAAAGGGGGCACAGCATTGCGAATGGCTGCACGCCGAGGACCGGCCCGAAAATTGCTTTAAGTATAAAATTATCGCTTCCCATCCCCCGCAGGCCTGTTAGCATCAAAGGGCCAAGCAAAAGGATGTCGCGTGCCGCAGCCTGCGCCAATGATAACAACGGACGGCCGCTTCGCCTATGAAGCCGCAGGCGACCCGAGCGCGATACCCCTGATTTTCCTGCATGGCATCGGCGGCGCGGCGCGGGCCTGGCGACAGCAACTCGCCACGTTCGGCAACCAGTTCCGCGCGATTGCGTGGGACATGCCGGGCTACGGCGGATCGGCGCCGCTCGCCAGCGTCAGCATCACTGCCCTGGCAGAGGCACTCCAGCAATTCATCGAGCAGATCGGTGCAAGCAGGCCCATTCTGGTTGGCCATTCGATCGGCGGCATGATCGTCCAGAAATGGCTGGTGCAGTTCCCAAAGCTGGCGCGCGCGGTGGTGCTGGCGCAGACCAGCCCGGCCTTCGGCAAGGCTGACGGCGACTGGCAGAAATCGTTCATCGCGGCGCGGCTCGGGCCACTCGATCGCGGTGAGACAATGAAGTCGCTGGCGCCCTCGCTGGTGACGGAACTGGTCGGCGACGATCCGGATCCGAAGGGAATGGAGCTTGCACGCGAATGCATGGCAAGCGTGCCGGAGGCAAGCTATCGCGCCATGATGCTGGCTCTCATCGGGTTCGATCAGCGCAGCGCACTCAAGGATATTTCCGTCCCGACACTGCTGCTGTCGGGCTCCAGGGACAACAACGCGCCTGCGCCGATGATGGCGAAGACGGCGACCTACATTGCTGCGGCCGACTATGTCGAGCTCGCCGGCGTCGGCCATCTCGCCAACCTTGAACGTCCCGATGCCTTCAACGAGGCCCTCGGCCGGTTCCTGAACTCTCTTGCGACCAAAGCGTAAGGTGACTGCGCAATGATCATGCAAGTCAGCAAGACGATCGGCACGACCGACAAGGTGGTGCTGGATACGCCGATCTTCGATCCCGTCGCATTCCGCCTGAGCGACGAGCAGGCCGGCATCATCGCGCGCGCCCGCGAGATCGGCCAGAGCGTATTTGCAGGTCGCGCCGCCACTTACGATCGCGAGGCGACCTTCCCGACCGAGAATTATCGCGACCTGCATCGAGTCGGCCTGCTCGGCATTGCCGTGCCGAAGAAGCACGGCGGCCTCGGCGCGAACTACCAGACTTATGCCTTGGCGGCGGCCGAGATCGGCCGCTATTGCGGCGCGACCGCGCTCACCTGGAACATGCACGTCTGCTCGACCCTGTGGTCAGGTCCGCTGGCCGACGATCTCGACATGGACGCGGAGACCCGCGCCGAGCACGAGCGGCGGCGCGCGGTTCATTACAAGCGCATCGTCGAGGACGGCGCGATCTACTCGCAACCCTTCTCCGAGGGCGGCGCTGCGGCCGCAGGCGGCGTCGCGTTCGGGACGGAGGCAAAGCCCGTGAAGGGCGGCTGGATCGTCAACGGCAAAAAGATTTTTGCATCGCTCTCCGGCCACGCCGACTATTACGGCGTGCTTTGCACCGAGATTGAAGAAGGCGAGAAGGCTTCGCGTCGGAACACGCTTTACCTCGCCATCTCCGCGAAATCGGAAGGCGTCTCGGTCGTCGGCGACTGGGATCCGCTCGGCATGCGCGGAACGGTCTCGCGGACGCTGTTATTCAAGGACGTGTTCGTGCCGGAGGATTCTGCGCTGATGCCGCGCGGCGTCTATTTCCAGGCCGCGATGCGCTGGCCGCACATGTTCCTGACGCTGTCGCCGACCTATATGGGCCTCGCGCAAGCGTCCTACGATTTCACCGTGCGGTACTTGCGCGGCGAAGTGCCGGGCATGCCGCCGGTCAAGCGCCGGATGTACCCGACCAAGCAGATTGCGGTCGCGCAGATGCAGATCAAGCTCGAGCAGATCAAGACGATCTGGTTCCAGGCCGTCACCGAAGCCTGCGCCAATCCGAGCAAGGAGCAGGTGCTGCGCGCCTATGCGGCGCAATATTCGGTGATGGAAGGCGCCAATGAGCTCGCGGCCCTCGCGATCCGCACCTGCGGTGGTCAGGCCATGCTCCGGTCGCTGCCGCTGGAGCGGATCTATCGCGACAGCCGCTGCGGCTCGCTGATGCTGCCCTGGACGGCCGAGCTTTGCCTCGACCGGATCGGGCGCGAGGCGCTGTACGAGGCCGGCGAAACGGATGACTAACGGTGGACCTCTGTAGTCTGATCGATCGCAACGCGGCGTTCTCGCCAGACAAGACAGCCATTGCCTTTGAAGGGGAGCGGCTGAGCTATGCCGCATTTGCGACACGGATCGAGCAGGCGGCGATCGCGTTGAAGCAGGAGCTCGGCGTCGGCCGCGGCGACCGCGTCGCAATTCTGAGCCTGAACCGGCCGGATTTCCTCGTCCTGCTCTACGCATGCGCGCGGCTCGGCGCGATGCTGGTGCCGCTGAACTGGCGGCTGGCCATCGCCGAGCAGCTCTTCATTCTCGCCGACGCGGGCGCCAAGGTGCTGGTGCTCGAGCAGGCGTTCGAAAGCGTGCTTCCCGAACTTGCGCCGGGGACTGCGGTGGTCGGCTTCGATTTCGAGCCGCCGTGCGGCACGGCCTTCGAAAGCCTGCTGGCTCGCAGCGAAGGCAACGGGAGCAACCCGCACACCGATCTCTCCTGCCCGCTGTTGATCGTCTACACCTCCGGAACGACCGGACGGCCCAAAGGCGCCGTGCTCCGCCAGGAGGCCCTGTTCTGGAACGGCGTCATGAGCCAGCACATGCACAACATGACGTCCGACGATCATGTTCTGACGGTGCTGCCGTTCTTCCATGTCGGCGGCCTCAACATCCAGACCACGCCAGCGCTCCAGCTTGGCGCGACCGTCACGATCCATGCCCGCTTTGCGCCGGATACCGCACTTGCGGCCATCGAGCGGGAGCAGCCGACACTGACAGTGATGGTGCCGACGATCATCCAGGCCGTGAGCGAGCATCCCGCCTGGGACGCCGCCGATCTCTCGTCGCTGAAAGCAGTCGCCACCGGCTCGACCATCGTGCCGCCGCACCTGATCGACCGCTTTGTCGCCCGCGGCGTGCCCGTGCTTCAGGTCTACGGC is from Bradyrhizobium xenonodulans and encodes:
- a CDS encoding acyl-CoA dehydrogenase family protein is translated as MIMQVSKTIGTTDKVVLDTPIFDPVAFRLSDEQAGIIARAREIGQSVFAGRAATYDREATFPTENYRDLHRVGLLGIAVPKKHGGLGANYQTYALAAAEIGRYCGATALTWNMHVCSTLWSGPLADDLDMDAETRAEHERRRAVHYKRIVEDGAIYSQPFSEGGAAAAGGVAFGTEAKPVKGGWIVNGKKIFASLSGHADYYGVLCTEIEEGEKASRRNTLYLAISAKSEGVSVVGDWDPLGMRGTVSRTLLFKDVFVPEDSALMPRGVYFQAAMRWPHMFLTLSPTYMGLAQASYDFTVRYLRGEVPGMPPVKRRMYPTKQIAVAQMQIKLEQIKTIWFQAVTEACANPSKEQVLRAYAAQYSVMEGANELAALAIRTCGGQAMLRSLPLERIYRDSRCGSLMLPWTAELCLDRIGREALYEAGETDD
- a CDS encoding class I adenylate-forming enzyme family protein; amino-acid sequence: MDLCSLIDRNAAFSPDKTAIAFEGERLSYAAFATRIEQAAIALKQELGVGRGDRVAILSLNRPDFLVLLYACARLGAMLVPLNWRLAIAEQLFILADAGAKVLVLEQAFESVLPELAPGTAVVGFDFEPPCGTAFESLLARSEGNGSNPHTDLSCPLLIVYTSGTTGRPKGAVLRQEALFWNGVMSQHMHNMTSDDHVLTVLPFFHVGGLNIQTTPALQLGATVTIHARFAPDTALAAIEREQPTLTVMVPTIIQAVSEHPAWDAADLSSLKAVATGSTIVPPHLIDRFVARGVPVLQVYGSTETCPIAIYTRLGGDLSRAGSTGLAGLCCEAKVIDQAGNEASPGTPGEIAVRGPNVFFEYWGNADATREALHDGWYRTGDIGLCDADGYFWVRDRKKNMIISGGENIYPAEVERVLLEHPDVSECAVIGRSDPRWDEVPIAYVIRRSDSRLEAAELRAHAQTQLARYKVPRDIVFVTDLPRTALGKVQHFLLKQVDAQSRAQGEAS